A single region of the Saprospiraceae bacterium genome encodes:
- a CDS encoding DUF6495 family protein — translation MKYRSLSLEELESLKTDFIKFLAANTITSDDWEKLKRDQAEKAEQLIAIFSDMVFDQTLEKVTYLEHKTPRSIRTYHCLPDKISLMGLLVEGETALNFTQNLSPEQMINLVQLSGAELKLFSGEKAYKTDRKLEIFELMEQGALISKDGHLFHTLHQLKQT, via the coding sequence ATGAAATATCGCAGCTTGAGCCTGGAAGAACTTGAAAGCTTGAAAACAGATTTTATCAAGTTTCTGGCCGCCAACACGATTACTAGTGATGATTGGGAAAAATTAAAAAGAGACCAGGCCGAAAAGGCCGAACAACTTATCGCCATCTTTAGTGATATGGTTTTTGATCAAACACTAGAGAAAGTGACCTATCTGGAACATAAAACACCTCGATCCATACGAACCTATCATTGCCTCCCAGATAAGATCAGCCTAATGGGCTTGCTCGTGGAAGGAGAAACAGCCCTCAATTTTACGCAAAACCTATCTCCCGAACAAATGATTAACCTCGTTCAGTTATCTGGTGCCGAACTCAAATTATTCAGTGGTGAAAAGGCTTATAAAACCGATCGCAAATTGGAGATTTTTGAACTGATGGAACAAGGGGCCCTCATCTCTAAAGATGGTCATTTGTTTCATACCCTACATCAGCTAAAGCAAACTTAA
- a CDS encoding TerC family protein, whose amino-acid sequence MELIMPNLASPEMWISLLTLTFLEIVLGIDNIIFISIAANKLPEKDRPQATNIGLLLAMVIRIILLFGVSILVAMEEPWIEFHGTFISGGFSGQSIILVIGGLFLLYKSTSEIHHKLEGDDHVDGAKGNAKSTLTNVIVQITIINIVFSFDSILTAVGMTNGIHGALVVMIVAVVISVLIMMLFAIPVANFVNKHPTIQMLGLAFLILIGFMLIAEGAHLAHLSVAGNSIGAVPKGYLYFAIAFSLFVEFLNMRTRKKKEAPVQLHGAKREAIREGLLKKE is encoded by the coding sequence ATGGAATTGATCATGCCAAATCTGGCAAGTCCTGAAATGTGGATAAGTTTGCTGACCTTAACTTTTTTGGAAATCGTGTTGGGCATCGATAATATTATTTTTATTTCGATAGCAGCCAATAAGTTGCCAGAAAAAGATAGACCACAAGCCACGAATATTGGCTTACTGCTGGCCATGGTTATTCGAATTATACTCCTATTTGGTGTTTCCATACTAGTTGCGATGGAAGAACCTTGGATTGAATTTCATGGTACTTTTATTTCCGGTGGTTTTTCTGGGCAGAGCATCATCTTGGTTATAGGTGGGTTATTTCTGTTGTATAAAAGCACTTCAGAAATTCACCACAAATTGGAAGGGGATGACCATGTTGATGGAGCCAAGGGAAATGCGAAATCAACTTTAACGAATGTTATTGTTCAAATTACGATCATCAATATTGTATTTTCCTTTGATTCTATTCTGACAGCCGTAGGAATGACCAATGGGATACACGGTGCTTTGGTGGTTATGATTGTTGCGGTTGTTATTTCTGTTCTCATCATGATGTTATTCGCCATACCTGTGGCAAATTTTGTCAATAAGCATCCAACCATTCAGATGTTGGGTTTAGCCTTCTTGATTCTCATTGGGTTTATGTTGATTGCCGAAGGTGCCCATTTAGCTCATCTCTCCGTGGCCGGTAATAGCATAGGAGCGGTACCTAAAGGTTATCTCTATTTTGCCATTGCCTTTTCTCTTTTCGTAGAATTCCTCAATATGCGTACGCGCAAGAAAAAAGAAGCGCCTGTCCAGTTGCATGGTGCAAAAAGAGAGGCTATCCGAGAAGGTTTGTTGAAAAAGGAATAG